A window of the Podospora bellae-mahoneyi strain CBS 112042 chromosome 6, whole genome shotgun sequence genome harbors these coding sequences:
- a CDS encoding hypothetical protein (EggNog:ENOG503P1X0) has translation MSNPNNMELVAKAMDLSTRTIDLLAVLGRLTEGTGTVALIARELGRWLGREGVEEDELRFFLAKTQALAMPNRDERVLRFFSAVTTTRRQSTVVPFSVQPFGSMGKYLASDPLQQWISSTICCLFRYHDERYIKSFLSFFLILSAQKGGEVPPRQYKINSMPEKLRLDPVVNKVVQSTWLHVANAGLLGNDNECPRLPDEFDWACTEGHDLDEYQLAILLSKISRLSSREIIIQSKHILTNLVLWLSWHYAGRLRVVVSGRIVYDRVLGPEEGTVECRVAVFCAEEPKKCSFFERDRDEKDPRDHRIHVFESIAGSLHLLFKNDYSSFASPRGGVFVRQPLYEWPHRYPKQENQIKSLTRVAARELLKWFLGLPVVKDHIPRFTCPSFSLELFSATKDNSHALKVGDLLGRSPSLLNMCSDQPKQHSVVFSAQDVEENDSTDPQKLWGSSDQKTEDLINDIVVFFPILRDLVNDLAKLCECPYCFAERSFKRPSDKSKHLRYDENCLAYMAVSEVMFYFSHGIADAFGAPDACGATSLGDNLRGDLGGWEILRNAITRRGSDTLTNTSRGTIQWSTMFDTALHVFLGVSSQDLLRGQEKNSRGPWFVADTRSIVAVQYGSLAVIAPWLDISEPLSCRRSFRLEVVQGQLALDSGEVDGQHVFRRMAGDMCVFEVPRTEDVSEFNSRFSPEVYEAGAALSLEADKSEEKWDWILVPVNEVKKMLLLRVASEEHSRMIDPSNTLRQLYRLVEIPACAHPPAGKALVPRGTSVEVHGFGELLGRWGEPNYDTDTDNISDEGETVDSCSDEDSDFVSDAENSDMDMTGDRLGPSSTSPPRKRLKLESPFLIRTSHVLDSAFKFNAAMALSSDVPLVASGQSCLECGIEHAKSIREAERARPSFSGEEEQYFIVNRVKNPAKTTPLALRGRPAVQAIESAEGLA, from the coding sequence ATGTCGAATCCAAACAACATGGAGTTAGTCGCGAAGGCGATGGATCTTTCCACTCGCACTATTGATCTCCTCGCTGTACTTGGCAGACTGACCGAAGGAACAGGAACCGTGGCATTGATTGCCCGGGAGCTGGGCCGTTGGCtagggagagagggggttgaggaagatgaactTCGTTTCTTTCTTGCCAAAACCCAGGCGCTGGCGATGCCCAACCGCGATGAGAGGGTTCTGAGATTCTTCAGTGCGGTTACCACGACCCGTCGGCAGTCGACGGTAGTGCCCTTTAGTGTGCAGCCGTTCGGATCCATGGGAAAATACCTCGCCAGCGATCCTTTGCAGCAGTGGATCTCGTCCACCATCTGCTGCCTATTCCGGTACCACGACGAACGCTATATCAAGTCtttcctctctttctttctgaTCCTCAGCGCACAAAAGGGCGGTGAGGTGCCGCCTAGGCAATACAAGATCAACTCGATGCCGGAGAAGCTCCGATTAGACCCCGTCGTCAATAAGGTGGTCCAATCCACGTGGCTTCACGTTGCTAACGCAGGGCTGCTCGGCAACGATAATGAATGCCCGCGTCTCCCCGACGAATTTGACTGGGCTTGTACCGAGGGCCATGACCTCGACGAGTATCAGCTTGCTATTCTTCTTTCCAAGATCTCCCGGTTGTCTTCACGGGAAATTATCATTCAGAGCAAGCATATCTTGACCAACCTTGTTTTGTGGTTGTCGTGGCACTATGCAGGACGCCTCCGTGTTGTTGTCAGTGGCAGGATCGTCTATGACCGTGTACTGGGTCCGGAGGAGGGAACTGTGGAATGTCGTGTGGCCGTATTTTGCGCGGAGGAACCAAAAAAATGCTCGTTCTTCGAGAGAGATCGAGACGAGAAGGACCCTCGCGACCACCGCATCCACGTGTTTGAGAGCATCGCAGGCAGCCTACATCTATTATTCAAAAACGACTATTCCAGCTTTGCATCCCCCCGCGGAGGAGTTTTTGTTCGCCAACCTCTTTACGAGTGGCCGCATCGTTACCCGAAACAAGAGAATCAAATCAAGAGCCTTACCCGGGTGGCTGCGCGAGAACTTTTGAAATGGTTTTTGGGGCTGCCGGTCGTGAAAGACCACATTCCTCGCTTTACATGCCCTTCATTCAGCCTTGAGCTATTCAGCGCCACAAAGGACAACTCTCACGCCCTGAAAGTCGGAGATTTGCTAGGCCGGAGTCCTTCGCTTCTTAACATGTGCAGCGACCAGCCGAAACAGCATTCTGTCGTCTTCTCAGCACAAGATGTCGAAGAGAATGACTCGACTGACCCCCAAAAGTTGTGGGGTTCATCGGATCAGAAGACTGAGGATCTGATCAACGATATTGTCGTGTTTTTCCCCATCCTACGAGACCTGGTTAACGATCTTGCGAAGCTGTGTGAATGCCCATATTGTTTCGCGGAAAGGTCATTCAAACGGCCTAGTGATAAAAGCAAACATCTTCGTTACGACGAGAACTGCTTGGCATACATGGCCGTTAGTGAGGTCATGTTCTACTTTTCCCATGGCATCGCGGATGCGTTTGGGGCACCTGATGCTTGCGGAGCCACATCATTGGGAGATAATCTCCGGGGGGACCTCGGCGGCTGGGAAATATTGAGGAACGCCATCACCCGAAGGGGGTCTGACACTCTTACCAATACGTCGCGAGGTACCATCCAGTGGTCTACTATGTTTGACACAGCGCTGCATGTCTTTCTTGGCGTTAGCTCCCAGGACCTCCTCCGGGGGCAGGAAAAGAACTCCCGTGGCCCATGGTTTGTTGCCGATACACGGAGCATTGTTGCTGTTCAGTATGGCTCTCTTGCCGTCATCGCTCCGTGGCTGGATATCTCCGAGCCCCTGAGTTGTAGGCGGTCTTTCCGGTTAGAAGTCGTGCAGGGCCAGCTTGCGCTGGACAGCGGGGAGGTTGACGGTCAGCATGTTTtcaggaggatggcgggTGACATGTGTGTTTTTGAAGTACCGAGGACTGAAGACGTGTCCGAATTTAACTCGCGGTTTTCGCCCGAGGTGTATGAGGCAGGAGCTGCGTTGTCCTTAGAGGCGGATAAATCTGAGGAGAAATGGGATTGGATCCTTGTGCCGGTGAACGAGGTCAAAAAAATGCTTCTGCTGAGGGTCGCATCTGAGGAACACTCGCGAATGATTGACCCTAGCAATACACTCCGACAGTTGTATCGCTTGGTCGAGATTCCTGCTTGCGCTCATCCACCCGCCGGCAAAGCGCTGGTGCCTCGGGGGACTTCCGTCGAGGTACATGGCTTTGGGGAACTACTTGGACGCTGGGGAGAGCCGAATTACGACACAGACACGGACAACATCAGCGATGAGGGTGAAACGGTGGATTCCTGCTCGGACGAAGACTCCGATTTTGTTTCAGATGCTGAGAACTCGGACATGGACATGACTGGTGATCGGCTCgggccttcttcaacatcaccgccccGGAAGCGATTGAAGCTGGAGTCGCCATTTCTCATCCGTACGTCTCACGTTTTGGATTCCGCTTTCAAATTCAATGCGGCAATGGCACTGTCGTCCGACGTTCCTCTTGTTGCTTCAGGACAAAGCTGTTTGGAATGTGGTATAGAACACGCCAAGTCAATCCGGGAGGCAGAACGAGCTCGCCCCAGCTTTagtggagaggaagagcaaTACTTTATCGTGAATAGGGTCAAGAATCCTGCTAAAACAACTCCGTTGGCCTTACGCGGTCGTCCAGCGGTACAGGCAATTGAAAGCGCCGAGGGTCTTGCATAG
- the sap62 gene encoding CWF complex protein sap62 (COG:A; BUSCO:EOG092653YS; EggNog:ENOG503NVSR) has product MDYQNRAGSKFGGGGVASHSATNADRRERLRKLALEQIDLDKDPYIFKNHLGSFECRLCLTVHQNDGSYLAHTQGKKHQTNLARRAAREQKEGKGEIDPTTGLPVGVVGAGFAALGLGAGGPRKNVVKIGRPGYKITKVRDPITRQQGLLFQLQYPDIGVGVTPKWQVMSAFTQRVEEPDRNFQYLLVAAEPYETCGFKIPARELDKREDGRQFEFWDPDSKEYWVQIMFMTEREERFNAAPGLTGRR; this is encoded by the coding sequence ATGGACTACCAAAACCGCGCCGGCTCCAAattcggcggcggcggcgtagCCTCCCACTCAGCCACCAACGCCGACCGCCGCGAGCGCCTCCGCAAGCTCGCCCTCGAGCAAATCGACCTCGACAAGGACCCCTACATCTTCAAGAACCACCTCGGCTCCTTCGAGTGCCGCCTCTGCCTGACGGTCCACCAGAACGACGGTTCCTATCTCGCCCACACCCAAGGCAAAAAGCACCAGACCAACCTCGCCCGCCGCGCCGCCAGGGAACAAAAAGAGGGCAAAGGGGAAATTGATCCCACTACCGGCTTACCTGTCGGAGTCGTTGGCGCCGGCTTTGCTGCCTTGGgtcttggtgctggtgggccGAGGAAGAATGTTGTCAAGATTGGGAGGCCGGGGTACAAAATCACAAAGGTCAGAGATCCGATCACGAGACAGCAGGGCTTGCTGTTTCAGCTGCAGTATCCGGATATCGGGGTGGGAGTTACGCCCAAGTGGCAGGTCATGAGTGCGTTTACgcagagggtggaggagccggaTAGGAATTTTCAGTATCTTCTCGTCGCGGCGGAACCGTACGAAACCTGCGGGTTCAAGATTCCTGCCAGGGAGCTGGACAAGAGGGAGGACGGGAGGCAGTTTGAGTTTTGGGATCCGGATAGCAAGGAGTATTGGGTGCAGATCATGTTTATGacggagagagaggagaggttCAATGCCGCGCCGGGCTTGACGGGGAGGCGGTAG
- a CDS encoding hypothetical protein (EggNog:ENOG503P090; COG:B), with protein MINRTSESSYISDLEPPRKKLRVRKGTKSCWECKRRKVRCIFSVETNSVCDACERRRSTCLSQEFPDVVTQHINGDTEGRLGRVESLVENLARKIDSLNSAQRDTEDRTPDLQQPPLPSNPESEDNRQTTELRRTATELLEAWPDKSVLDQISELPLQTSLMELLFKVGGILSPNPSASSKPSLVDTMQRPPPGAHPVLIARRALLLGLLLQDVPASCVEPLENRATRYRDVMSRAVERAISMVKSNDQLTDSIEGIECIMMESMYHDRVGNLLRSWSATRRAMTMAQLMGLHRGKQAKTCLNTLSSNTEANIDPEYLWSRIVQSDRYLSLLLGLPQGSSDNSFATPKVLEKCTPAEQLRRLHCVAAGYILQRNDINDISATREIDGLLQKASAFMPPRWWLAPDFAPRTAEDDLEAPDKTLRLMSQAVHYHLLTQLHLPYLLRPASDLSCNYSKITAVDASREVITRFLTFRKGNPVSSYCHGIDFLAFIASTAMCIAHLDSHRQKVQRVLGFDALDFLAHQRQGDRGMLEATLEAMERMSVDGEDAIAKRIATLLRHLLFIESEAAAGEICSYRSQSEQQAEEAEELGCGGTTTDGDNILRIHIPYLGEIVIRRGSDMPEGLAYAFGEDGQPFELGSVESWGLQGVDTTFFDNLLRGAGESESAVFEQP; from the coding sequence ATGATTAACAGAACCTCCGAATCATCGTATATCAGCGATCTCGAGCCCCCAAGAAAGAAGCTCAGAGTTCGAAAAGGCACAAAGAGCTGCTGGGAGTGCAAGCGCAGGAAGGTTCGATGCATATTTTCGGTAGAAACAAACTCTGTTTGCGATGCATGTGAACGACGACGGTCAACATGCCTCAGCCAGGAGTTTCCTGATGTTGTTACACAGCACATCAATGGCGACACTGAGGGCCGTCTCGGTCGAGTCGAGTCTCTGGTTGAGAACCTGGCCAGAAAAATCGACTCCCTGAATAGTGCTCAGAGGGATACCGAGGACAGAACACCGGACCTTCAACAGCCACCACTTCCCAGCAATCCGGAGTCTGAAGACAATCGGCAGACAACAGAGCTCAGAAGAACCGCAACTGAACTTCTGGAGGCATGGCCTGACAAGAGTGTCTTGGATCAGATATCGGAGCTTCCTCTCCAAACCTCGCTCATGGAGCTCCTGTTCAAAGTCGGTGGCATCTTGTCACCTAACCCCTCAGCGTCGAGCAAGCCGTCGTTGGTGGATACAATGCAAAGGCCACCTCCTGGAGCACACCCGGTTCTAATAGCTCGCAGGGCTTTACTTCTGGGTTTGCTTCTCCAAGATGTACCAGCATCCTGCGTCGAACCGTTGGAAAACCGCGCCACTCGATACCGCGATGTAATGTCTCgagcggtggagagggccaTCAGCATGGTGAAAAGTAACGATCAGCTCACTGACTCAATAGAGGGCATCGAGTGCATCATGATGGAAAGCATGTACCACGACAGAGTTGGAAACCTACTAAGATCATGGAGTGCAACTCGCCGGGCCATGACGATGGCACAGTTGATGGGACTTCACCGCGGCAAACAAGCGAAAACATGCCTCAACACATTGTCATCCAACACAGAGGCCAATATCGATCCTGAGTACCTCTGGTCTCGAATAGTGCAATCCGACCGCTACCTCTCGCTCCTGCTTGGACTTCCACAGGGCTCATCTGACAACTCTTTCGCAACACCAAAAGTGCTGGAGAAATGCACCCCAGCCGAGCAATTGCGGAGGCTTCACTGCGTTGCCGCCGGATACATCCTACAGAGAAACGACATCAACGATATTTCCGCAACGCGGGAGATTGACGGCCTGCTCCAAAAAGCATCAGCTTTTATGCCAcctcggtggtggcttgCCCCTGACTTTGCGCCTCGCACTGCCGAGGACGATCTTGAGGCTCCGGACAAGACGCTTCGTCTCATGAGCCAGGCAGTTCACTACCACCTCCTGACACAGCTTCATCTTCCCTATTTGCTTAGACCCGCCTCCGACCTGAGCTGTAACTACAGCAAGATTACTGCCGTTGACGCAAGCCGAGAAGTCATCACACGCTTCTTGACTTTTCGCAAAGGTAATCCAGTCAGCTCGTATTGCCATGGAATCGATTTTCTGGCTTTCATTGCCAGCACGGCAATGTGTATTGCCCACCTGGATTCACATAGACAAAAAGTTCAGCGAGTGCTGGGTTTTGATGCCTTGGACTTCCTAGCACATCAACGACAGGGTGATCGCGGTATGTTGGAGGCGACACTGGAAGCCATGGAGCGCATGTCTGTGGATGGTGAAGACGCTATAGCGAAGAGAATAGCGACTTTGTTGCGGCATCTACTCTTCATCGAGTCAGAAGCCGCTGCTGGAGAAATATGCAGCTATCGCTCGCAATCAGAACAGCAAGCTGAGGAGGCTGAAGAGCTGGGGTGTGGTGGAACGACAACCGATGGTGACAACATCCTAAGAATTCATATTCCCTACTTGGGAGAGATAGTGATTCGACGAGGTTCCGACATGCCTGAAGGACTAGCATATGCGTTCGGAGAAGACGGCCAACCTTTTGAACTAGGTTCCGTTGAGAGCTGGGGCTTGCAAGGCGTGGATACCACATTCTTTGACAATCTTCTTCGAGGAGCGGGTGAGTCTGAATCTGCTGTGTTTGAACAGCCATAG
- a CDS encoding hypothetical protein (EggNog:ENOG503PNT0), giving the protein MDFLSKVAGEALKPQQSAQQQEQQQPQQTQTSGGLLGSIVSAATQSTQPVTSNTQQQPQQTQTSGASGLLGSLVSSATQSTQITQQQPQQPQSGADALLNKLHGVVGGGPESEKKEDALDKAIDLVQEHVFKAGPQTNESAAEQAKDKFIADTIRDGYEKATGKDFPIAAKEEENKITAGLGGLAGKLFK; this is encoded by the exons ATGGACTTCCTCAGCAAGGTCGCCGGCGAGGCCCTCAAGCCCCAGCAGTctgcccagcagcaagaacagcagcaacctcagcAGACTCAGACCAGCGGTGGCCTCCTCGGCTCCATTGTCTCTGCTGCCACTCAGTCTACCCAGCCTGTTACCAGCAacacccagcagcagccacaacaGACCCAGACCAGCGGTGCCTCTGGTCTGCTCGGCTCACTCGTCTCCAGCGCCACCCAATCCACTCAGATCACCCAGCAacagccccagcagccacaaTCCGGTGCCGatgccctcctcaacaagctccacGGCGTTGTAGGCGGCGGTCCCGAgtccgagaagaaggaggatgctCTTGACAAGG CTATCGACCTCGTCCAGGAGCACGTCTTCAAGGCCGGTCCTCAGACCAACGAGTCCGCCGCCGAGCAGGCCAAGGACAAGTTCATCGCCGACACCATCCGTGACGGCTACGAGAAGGCCACCGGCAAGGACTTCCCCATTgccgccaaggaggaagagaacAAGATCACCGCTGGTCTCGGCGGCCTGGCTGGCAAGCTCTTCAAGTAA
- a CDS encoding hypothetical protein (COG:S; EggNog:ENOG503P079), giving the protein MVKIAIAGATGNVAQEVTEALVATGKHKLLLLTRTDTAELSSNNAFPNTTWITTDYGLDGLSETLQGVDTVLSFIVTHSDPGNTAQKNLINASVRAGVKRFAPSEWATSSFEHLPWYAGKAEIREYLAELNKDKKASHSVLHTPVLEYTFFQPGQFTDYLCYPYKSSKHIHPFPTQMDFHARRAIILEDSEDARITWTTTKDLANVVAKAVEHEGEWPVVGGIKGDEVTIGEIIALGEKIRGGPFIVEKLKAEDLKAGIVKSSWLPVVDHPSLSPAAVEAMAKGFLSGMLLGISAGVLKVSNEWNRLLPDYEFTRAEEFLTEVWESKP; this is encoded by the exons ATGGTCAAAATCGCTATTGCAGGTGCCACCGGCA ACGTCGCCCAAGAGGTGACCGAAGCCCTCGTCGCCACTGGAAAGcacaagctcctcctcttgacaAGAACTGACACAGCGGAGCTTTCTTCCAACAACGCCTTTCCCAACACCACATGGATCACAACGGACTATGGCTTGGATGGACTGTCCGAGACTCTCCAAGGAGTTGACACTGTCCTATCCTTCATCGTCACCCACTCAGACCCGGGGAACACGGCTCAAAAGAATCTTATCAATGCCTCGGTCCGTGCCGGAGTTAAACGTTTTGCGCCCAGCGAGTGGGCGAC GTCCAGCTTCGAGCATCTCCCGTGGTATGCCGGCAAAGCAGAGATCCGAGAGTATCTCGCCGAGCTaaacaaagacaagaaggcaAGTCACTCAGTGCTACACACCCCA GTGCTCGAGTACACCTTCTTCCAACCAGGGCAGTTCACAGACTACCTCTGCTACCCCTACAAGTCCTCCAAGCACATTCACCCGTTCCCAACCCAGATGGACTTTCACGCCCGCCGAGCTATCATTTTGGAGGACAGTGAGGACGCGCGAATCACCTGGACTACAACCAAGGACCTTGCAAATGTCGTCGCCAAGGCTGTTGAGCACGAGGGCGAGTGGCCTGTTGTTGGCGGTATCAAAGGAGACGAAGTAACCATTGGTGAGATTATCGCGCTTGGTGAGAAGATTCGCG GGGGTCCCTTCATcgtcgagaagctcaaagCAGAAGACCTCAAAGCCGGGATTGTCAAGAGCTCTTGGTTGCCTGTGGTTGACCacccctctctttctccagCAGCAGTTGAGGCTATGGCAAAGGGCTTCCTTTCCGGAATGCTTCTGGGTATCTCTGCTGGAGTGCTGAAAGTCTCGAATGAGTGGAATCGGTTGCTTCCAGATTACGAGTTCACTAGGGCCGAGGAGTTTTTGACTGAGGTCTGGGAAAGCAAGCCGTAG
- a CDS encoding hypothetical protein (EggNog:ENOG503P2UM; COG:S) produces MSTPTPYKQIRALHTPRTITLYQAYNHPIASAAVSAQSLTASPLFKTTRMTWIKPSWAWMLYRSGYSFKDANQSRILALTMSHEDFLWLLSHGVVSHRSPEEKGDQGGKKLGGVRIQWDPERDVKMERLGYRSIQIGIPGGEVCERWVGMVKKIEDVTDKARELKRVIDERPEVTVGVLKEMGLVPEEKVFEIEDEEVRKRLGMDWPVEPE; encoded by the coding sequence ATgtccacccccaccccctacAAACAAATCCGCGCCCTCCACACCCCTCGAACAATAACCCTCTACCAAGCCTACAACCACCCcatcgcctccgccgccgtctcTGCTCAATCcctcaccgcctcccccctcttcaaaaCAACTCGCATGACCTGGATCAAGCCCTCCTGGGCCTGGATGCTCTACCGCTCTGGCTACTCGTTCAAAGACGCCAACCAATCCCGCATTCTGGCGCTCACAATGTCACACGAGGATTTCCTTTGGCTGCTTTCCCATGGTGTGGTTTCCCACCGAAGCccagaggagaagggagatCAAGGGGGGAAGAAGCTGGGGGGTGTAAGGATACAGTGGGATCCGGAGAGGGATgtcaagatggagaggttggggtaCAGGAGTATCCAGATTGGGATTCCGGGCGGGGAGGTCTGTGAGAGATGGGTcgggatggtgaagaagattgaggaTGTTACTGACAAGGCGAGAGAGTTGAAAAGAGTGATTGATGAGAGACCGGAGGTAacggtgggggtgttgaaggagatggggttggtgccggaggagaaggtgtttgagattgaggatgaggaggtgaggaaaCGGTTGGGGATGGATTGGCCGGTTGAGCCTGAGTAG
- a CDS encoding hypothetical protein (EggNog:ENOG503PH5H), with amino-acid sequence MTSTNDIQEKTHPEPSVSHSGPSPELKKATPTLRPSALFRNPFSYKSMAVESSPGKLPVFLMITTLLCLATLGAASPLINPKEQRPAEVPHIAPDHPAYHPAVSQPHYESGEEGDHQPEQPAHHISFPRPRREFREKEHRPSYEEHQPEGQHHAEEHQPEGQYPPEQSHTEEPHHPKGNHLEVSRLEENHAEEYRPGGFHPEVHIRSSLLEPPAPLPAGAYTPSTPCPPSLEGQWNCMLTSWQRCGSGIWSVVMPTAKGTQCAPGGIAHELKTVLAPDYPPSAKPNPDQPQLLGPQGNTNGWAQGLPPRYSEGGRLGLSMGLAIAGVVVVVVAGLT; translated from the coding sequence ATGACCTCCACCAACGACATCCAAGAAAAGACCCACCCGGAGCCGAGCGTCTCGCATTCCGGACCCAGCCCAGAGCTCAAGAAAGCCACTCCCACCCTCCGGCCGTCGGCGCTCTTCCGGAATCCGTTCTCTTACAAGTCAATGGCCGTGGAATCAAGCCCGGGAAAGCTTCCGGTTTTCCTCATGATCACAACTCTCCTTTGCCTCGCCACTTTGGGAGCCGCCTCCCCTCTTATCAATCCCAAGGAGCAGCGTCCTGCCGAGGTTCCTCATATTGCCCCTGATCATCCTGCCTATCACCCGGCAGTTTCTCAACCCCATTACGAgtctggggaggaaggagaccACCAGCCTGAGCAACCCGCCCATCACATCTCCTTCCCTCGACCACGCCGCGAATTTAGAGAGAAAGAACACCGCCCATCCTACGAGGAGCACCAGCCGGAAGGCCAACACCATGCCGAGGAACACCAGCCAGAGGGACAGTATCCTCCCGAGCAATCCCATACCGAGGAACCCCACCACCCGAAAGGGAACCACCTTGAAGTGAGCCGCCTGGAGGAGAACCACGCCGAGGAATACCGCCCCGGGGGATTCCACCCAGAAGTCCACATccgctcctccctccttgaaccccccgcccccctcccagcaGGCGCCTACACCCCCAGCACTCCCTGCCCACCCAGCCTCGAAGGCCAATGGAACTGCATGCTCACCTCCTGGCAGCGCTGCGGCTCAGGGATCTGGTCCGTCGTGATGCCCACCGCAAAGGGGACACAATGCGCTCCTGGAGGGATCGCCCATGAGCTCAAGACTGTCCTTGCTCCCGACTACCCTCCTTCTGCCAAACCCAACCCTGACCAGCCACAACTGCTGGGGCCTCAGGGGAATACTAATGGGTGGGCGCAGGGTTTGCCGCCTAGATACAGCGAGGGCGGTAGACTTGGTTTGTCGATGGGGTTGGCGATTGCGggggtagtggtggtggttgtggctgggttgACGTAA
- the DAP1 gene encoding Dihydrodipicolinate synthase (BUSCO:EOG09264Z3D; EggNog:ENOG503P5DZ; COG:S): MDYVQQRVAQEAAKAEGASASSSFFTPLNIIVLLFVLYATYSFLRPTPPPALPKEEPAVVFKTFTPRTLLPYNGENNMPVYLAVKGRVFDVTRGRNFYGPGGPYANFAGRDASRGLAKGSFDEDMLTKDLDGPLDTLADLDQEELDAMTGWEERFLEKYLVVGKLVAVGEEEKEE, translated from the exons ATGGACTACGTTCAACAGAGAGTGGCCCAAGAGGCAGCCAAGGCAGAGGGCGCTTCAGCCAG ctcctccttcttcacccccctcaacatcatcgtcctcctctttgtTCTCTATGCGACCTACAGCTTCCTTAggccaacccctccccccgctcTCCCCAAGGAGGAACCAGCAGTCGTCTTCAAGACATTCACCCCACGAACACTTCTACCGTACAATGGCGAGAACAACATGCCCGTCTATCTCGCTGTGAAGGGCCGTGTTTTCGACGTGACTCGCGGACGGAACTTTTATGGTCCTGGCGGCCCCTATGCCAACTTTGCTGGCCGCGATGCCTCCCGTGGGTTGGCCAAGGGTAGCTTTGACGAGGATATGCTGACCAAGGATCTGGATGGGCCGCTGGATACACTTGCCGATCTGGATCAGGAGGAACTGGACGCTATGACTGGGTGGGAAGAGAGATTTTTGGAGAAGTACCTGGTTGTTGGAAAgctggttgctgttggggaagaggagaaggaggagtag